The following DNA comes from Streptococcus pasteurianus.
ATTTGCTAATTTCTTTAATGTATCAACCGACTATTTATTAGGAAAAACAGACATCAAAAATAGTTCTGAATTAACTGAAACTGACATTGAACAAATTCTCAACAATGACGTTATCAGTTATGACGGAAAACCTATGACAGAACATGACAGAGAAATTCTAACACAGGTAATTAAGGATTATTTTGATGGCAAGCTTAAGGACTACGATTGACAAACTTCTTGACGAATTAGGTACTAGAATTATTTACCGAAACATTGATAGCGGTGGTAAAGCTTATGTACAGTTAAATCTTATGGTTGTAAATCCAAATCTACCACAACAAAAACAAGAACAGATTATCTTACATGAACTAGAACATATCAAAAGGAAACACTCCAAAACCTCTTATTCTTCTCCTAACTATCTTACAAAACTCGAAGCGGAAGCAGAACACGGAAGAATAAAAGCAGATATAACTACTTATATAGAAGAAACACCAGAAGAATACTGGAATATCTATAATTTTTCAAATCATTATGACATTAAACCAGAATTTGAAAATTATATAAACAATCATCTAAAAAATCCTGATAAAACAAAAAAAGACGACTAGAATTTTTTCTAGTCGTCATCTTTTGCGTCCTCAATAGCTTCTTTCAAAGCTTCGCTATTTTCCTTATAATAAGTAGCCTTAGATGAACCTGAAAAAACATAACTACCATAATCAATATCAATTTCTCCATCATC
Coding sequences within:
- a CDS encoding helix-turn-helix domain-containing protein — encoded protein: MFPERLKALRKEAKLTQKQMAEALNIKQPTYAQWENGRTKPKAETLERFANFFNVSTDYLLGKTDIKNSSELTETDIEQILNNDVISYDGKPMTEHDREILTQVIKDYFDGKLKDYD
- a CDS encoding ImmA/IrrE family metallo-endopeptidase; this translates as MASLRTTIDKLLDELGTRIIYRNIDSGGKAYVQLNLMVVNPNLPQQKQEQIILHELEHIKRKHSKTSYSSPNYLTKLEAEAEHGRIKADITTYIEETPEEYWNIYNFSNHYDIKPEFENYINNHLKNPDKTKKDD